The segment ATCTTTTGATATACATCTCTCTCTAGGAGTGGAAAACTACATTGTGGTAATGCTACTTCATCTGTTCAAGATCAGAGATAACATTTAATCCACCATGATAAATATAGACATGCATGTAACACCTGCTGACTGTCAATCTGAATGAAAGAGCAGTTGACAGTGTGAAAGTATTAGGCACTATGGTAGCAAGGTCATAGGAATATACAGGCAAGCTACATCTGTGTAAAACATGTTATTTAATATGTTAAACGTTTGATTTAATGAGTGCTGTACCCTGTTCAAAGAACTCCTGAGGATTTAAAGAATTTGATGCCAGCAGGTTTaggaaaaatgttatttatgctTCATGGTCCTCACAGTAAACATGTGGGGAAGCCCCTATCATTTCGGCAACTCCTTTGGGAAGTTCACGTCACGCCTCTTTCGGTCAAGGACTCGTGTCCTGTGTTTGTTAACAGATGTCAGCAGTTCTGCCATTAGGATAATTTGAGGGGATGCATTCTTACTCATTTGCTATTTTTATcctatgcatttgctatttttaATCTTTCTTGCGTTTTAAAAATGACAGCTTATTAAGCTACGGTTTCATACAAGTGACTAAAAATGGGTTGAAGTTTCATTACCCAGCACTGCACCAGCTTTACTTCAGTCCTGACCTAGATACAACTCCTGTAACCCCATCAAGAGGACTCAGAAGCAGCCGTTTAAATCTTGGCCCAAAGGTGacgaaaaataaatactatgaatGTAATATTCTTATTTTATACTAAAGGACAAAAGTCACTGGGTTCTTGTCTTCTTTTAAAGGCCAAACAGTATACATGTATAACATTTAGATTTTTCTATCATGGTATTTCAACGAAAGAGTGACATTTTAATCACATACGAGCCTGTGCGTAAGAAGCACTTAACTGAACTTAAATGCACCCTGAGCTTCAGCACAAGTAGGCTACTGCAGAATTGGACAGTAAATGACCGAAGGCCATAAAAGGAGTATATGACCTCATTGCAGAGTAGGAGGCGGAGCTTGTGAAGTGTGTTTATGTCAGACTGGCAGAGGAGAGGCAGAGCCATCAGTGCTGGGCACAGAATCTGAGTCACCATCCCACACAAAGACACACCTGCTCCCTGTTGTTAATATGAAGAACAACATGTGAAACATGAACATCTCAGTTTGAATAGTTTTAATGTAATAGCCTGAACGTGgtaaaataaatgcatgttatataCTACCAGTCCAAATAGAAAGAGTCTATGAGtggatcattattgctgtgattattaagtttctagcatgttatatgctCAGGAACAGCTCTTCtaaccctaattgatggagtgtgtagcttttcattttctaaaacaaCCTTGTTGTATGGCCATATAGGATCCTGTTATCCAGGAtaacaatgtcaagattcatcaggcttaaactgtgaaagaatggttgggatGGAGCATAAAGAATCATTTCCCACATAAATTCATtaaaagtctttgggatgtgctggaggagactttacagagttcTTGACTCTTGCATCGTCAaaacaagatcttgaccaaatattgatgcacctcttgctggaaataacatcacaacattcattattcattatttccaatagggctgcacaatttattGTGATTAAATCGCACgtgatttggcaaaggctgcgattatttacgcacagcttgtcagagctgtacggctctgtgatcagtagtaaatgcttctccatctgaaagccagagggtgCTCTTGCGCAGAAACCCAAAATATGCCCTGACGCAGAAGAAGATAACACATGTCAactcaaactcgcagtgctttcagatggattagcatttggagccatacttcattgacaagctgcgcattaaaaaaataaaataaaataaatcgcagcctttgcgatttcataaGCAGTAATAGTGtttaagttcaatgttatttttttgtatgttgcgataaatcgtgcagcctGAATTTCAAGATGTGCATGAGAAGTGCTTCCCCCTTAATCCATGTTTTGCTAATAATTATTACAGATTCGGGTCTTTAGCGACCCGGATtatatctaacacggatggCACGGAACTTCTGCAATGGTATAAAACTCTCATGATATTTTAAcaacatttacaaaataataaattatagcatattttattacattttggaACTTGGAAGGGTTccatttgagcagatgttttttaCCATCATCACTGTCATTGTCAGAGCTCATCTCCTCTATACATTCAGCATCTGGCTCATATTCTCCATCTCAACTATATTCTCTAACTTCAAAATCTGCAAAATTAATAGTTTGACCGCTGACAGCTTCAACAAGTCCACCATCAAGTCACAATGATGTTAATGTCATTCTTTTGTATTATGCATTGTGTAttcttttgttttatgtaaTTATGAGTGAAACATCATGTCATCATTAGGCATCAGACATTACCACCTTCaagaataaaggtgaattgcacttattgaGTCAACAATAATTCAATTATTGTtgcgcagaaaaaaaacaaaaaaacaaaacattattaccagagttgccaggttttcacaacaaaacccgcacaattgcttctcaaaactagcccaaaactAACCCAATCGTGTTCCGCGAGGTAAAATCTGCATTTTGGGGTTCTCCTGGTATGATGTGCATTCCAGGggataaatatcatgttatttgagGTCGCTTCAACCTGCGGACATGAGAAACAACccatggcaacagtgttaaagtagcaaAATTCCGCAGGAAAaccacagacttggcaacactgattaTTACATACCTCGGGTCACTAACGACCCTAtacagtttttacaaaatattatttaaaaaaaaaccccaaacattcttttataattttatttttttcattatattgctataatgtgattttaaaaaatgaatgaggaggagggtagtaaATAAGGTCCCGAGGTATGCGTTTAAGTATTATTgtaataaagtaatactgtAGTGGATGCACTGATTTCAGGTGGTTGAGCTGTTATGGCTACTTTGAAGAAGGTAAAAGATTATATGAGAATATATTCACTAtggttcaaaggtttggggtcagctatgcattaaattgatcaaaaggcACAGTAAAGACctttaaaatgctacaaaatatttagatttttcaaaaatgttaataatatttcacaatattataggtttttgatcaaataaatgcaggcctGTTGAGCATATGAGACTTCTTTTTGAAATCATTTAATCATCTTACCATCGCCAGACTTAGTTATACTTTATATAACAGGTAGTTATACTTTactgtttttcaaaaatattgaaaataaaacatattatacTAAAGAATTAATAAGTGTGCCCAAACTTTGACTAGTAATATATTGGACAatattgtttttcaaatatttataatgaataatatattcataatctttgaataaatatatttttatattcatgTAATCTGTATTATATATGTACCTTGTTTAAAAAAcagattataaatataaatgcatgTACCACTCTGAACAAGCAAAAGAGTAttgaagaaaataaacaaataccgCCACCTAGTGTTTGCCAGATTCTAGTTACTAAAGCTATTATTGCATATTATGGAGGCACACTATTGCTGGATATTGTTTATTCTTCCTTCAATGTCCTGTTCCATTATGTAGTGGATGGGGATTGACAGAGATCTGGTGTGGAGTTTGGTCTTAGTGAAGGGGGAACATTTTCTTTGGAGGTCGCCCTGGGTGGCAAGTCAAAGATTGGTGGCAGCTCTATTGTTGGAGTGGCAGGTGAGTCTGAGAAAGCAGGGGAGATTGTGGATATAGGAAGAGTGTAATGAGGTTCCTCTTCTGGACCTGTCATGTCCCCACAGAGCACAAGCTCATCCAAACCCACCCCCTTCAGCTCACCATGCCGCGGTCCAGCGAAAAAACGCAGAACGCCTTGAACCTGCTGCAGTTCCCAGAAGCTTTCCAGAACGACAAGCAGGACAATCAGCCCAAGCATCAGGTAACCTAAATTGtgattcaataaataaataattttaaatataaactataATTAGATCATGCATTGGTTTGTTGACTTGAAAAAATATGCTTAATCCAACTAAAAAATACTAAGAGGAAGTGTTAGGACTTACAGGAGGTTATGAACTCCAGCCCCTGACGTGCTGCTTGGCTTTGCGTCCTCCCAGGCAGGTAGTCAACCAGTCCAGTCGTGCTAAGTgagataaaacaaaaatacagcgACTCCAGGTAACTCCAGTCGCTCTCCAGAAGACAGAGGGCACCAGCGGGTATTAGAAAGAACAATGTCGCTGTGCAAAAGGCAAGCACACTGCAGTGCAGCAATGCAGCATGGTTGCGAGACAGTCCCCAGAAGACTTGAAGGTTCTGAATAGGAGTGTGTGTTACCCGGGGCAGAAGGGCATGAGTGAGGCTTGAGAGCAGCAGCATGGTGAATGGGATGCCCACAAGACAATAAACAACACAGAACACACGGCCCTCATCCGAAAGGGGCACAGTGGTGCCATAACCTGCAAATAAATTATACAACAAACtgtcactctaaaaaaaaatggtgctaTGT is part of the Chanodichthys erythropterus isolate Z2021 chromosome 11, ASM2448905v1, whole genome shotgun sequence genome and harbors:
- the kcnk7 gene encoding potassium channel, subfamily K, member 7, coding for MAIFAGKYLTFLRAHAFTFMMMAYGLLIIIGAVVLMILEQPEENLLVAEIRELKARFLAENPCVEENSLDTLLMNVLSASKRGVAVLKSDSDECNFDFTSSLFFVITFLTTTGYGTTVPLSDEGRVFCVVYCLVGIPFTMLLLSSLTHALLPRVTHTPIQNLQVFWGLSRNHAALLHCSVLAFCTATLFFLIPAGALCLLESDWSYLESLYFCFISLSTTGLVDYLPGRTQSQAARQGLEFITSCYLMLGLIVLLVVLESFWELQQVQGVLRFFAGPRHGELKGVGLDELVLCGDMTGPEEEPHYTLPISTISPAFSDSPATPTIELPPIFDLPPRATSKENVPPSLRPNSTPDLCQSPSTT